The Candidatus Alcyoniella australis genomic interval TGCGCCACAGCGGTCGCGGCTGTTCGGCCGTTGAGGCGAACATCCCGGAGGCCGCGCGTTCCTGCTCCTCGCGACGGAAGATCAGCGCCATGACCAGCCCGATCACGATCGAGAAACCCACGGCGAACAGCGCCCGCGCCAGCCCCAGCTTCCAGCCCAGCACCCGCGCAGTGAGCACAATCGCCAGCACGTTAACCGCCGGGCCCGCATAGAGAAACGCCGCGGCCGGGCCGATCCCCGCGCCACGGCGGTGGATGCCCGCGAACAGCGGCAGCACGGTACACGAGCAGACCGCCAGGATGCCGCCGGAGACCGCGGCCACCGAGTAAGCCAACACGCGGTTGGCCTGCGCGCCGAAATAGCGCATCACCGCGGCCTGGGACACGAACACGCCGATGGCTCCGGCGATGAAGAACGCAGGGACCAGGCAGAACAACACGTGTTCGCGTGCATAGTCGCGCAGCATCCAAAACGCCTCGAGCAGCGCGCCGCGCACGCGCTCGTCGCCCAACGGCAGCAGGTAGGCCCCTAAAAATGCCGCGATCAGTAGGATAAGTTTGCGCCGCTCGCTCATCGGTCGATCCCCGCCCTATCTGCGCTGCTCGATCACTTTGTGTACGCAGGAGAAGAAGCCCGCAATGCACGTCACCTGCAAACGATAGAAAACCATGTTGCCCTGTTTGCGGTCCTCGACCACGATCCCGGCCTCGCGCAGTACTGCGATGTGGCGGCTGGCCGTGGGGTACTCCGCGCCGATCAGGCGCACCAGCTCGGCCACGGGCTTGGGGCCGTCCTGCAGCGCATCGACGATCATCAGCCGACTGGGATGCGCCAGAGCCTTGAAAACCTGCGCGCGCTGTTCATAGATTCTGTGTTCCGACATATTTTCCGCCTTGCGTTCTTTTTTGCTATTTAGCTATATAGCTAAATAGTATTCCTCAGTCAAGAGCCCGCACAACAGAGCCGTGGGCCGGGTTTGCTTCGCGTCCGAGGGTGGTTTATAAATCCTGTCACAGCCCGGCCGCATTGAACAACAACGGGGGACGCCGATGGAGTTGATGAGCACTGAAAAGCAGGGACCGGTGGGGGTCATCACCTGGCACCACGAGGAGCAGAACCGTTTCAATACCCCGTTCATCATGGAGTTTCTCGAGGCCTTGGCCGCGTTCGAGGCTGACGAGGGCGTGACCGCGGTGGTCATCACCTCGAACAACCCCAAGATCTTCTCCACGGGGCTGTACCTCGATTGGATAATCGCCACGGCCAATAAAGACATCGACCTGCTGCGCGAGTTCCTCGGGCTGTTAGGCAAGATGCTGGCCGTGTGCACCGGCTATCCCAAGCCGCTGATCGCCGCGCTCAACGGGCACACCGTGGCCGCGGGCGCGATTTTGGCCGCGTGCATGGACTACAGGCTGATGAACTCCGAGCGCGGGTTCGTGCGCCTACCCGAGGTCCAGATCGATATTCCGTTCTGGCCGGGAATGACCGCGATCCTCAAGGACGCCGCCGGCGAGAAATGCTTCCGCGAGATGGCCTACACCGGCGGCCGCTTCACAGCAGAGCAGGCCAAGCAGATGGGGTTCGTCGACCAGACACATCCTCCGGACGAGCTGTTGCCTAAGGCGATCGAGCTGGGAACCAAGCTCGGCTTGGCCAACATGGCAACTTACAGCACGATCAAGCGCGGCAACCGCTCCGAAGTGCTGCGGATCATGGCCGAGGAGGACCCCCAGGCCGCTGAGCAGTTCATCGCGCGGATGAGCGCAAGCCTGGGCTGAGGGTTACGCCGCGCAGCCTTCTCGGATCGCGGGCCTCGTTCGGTTAGAATGACAGGCCGATGAAACGATCCCGCCTCGCTTTAACCCTGATCGTCTTCGCGGCGCTGATGCTTTGCTTCGCCTGCGGGAAAGATCGCTCTCAATATCAGACCCTCGATCCGCTGCTTGCCGCCTCAATCGAGCGCGCCGTGGCCACGGGCCCGCTGCTGATCCACCCCGAGCTGATCCAGCGTCTGGGCGAGCATCACGACTTTGTACGATTTGCATTATTCTCCGAGCCGGGCGATGGCCTGCCGCGGCCGGTAATCGACTATAAGCACGCGCTGCTGCGTCCCGGTGTGGATGCGGACTCGCTGCTGGGCTGTCCATCGGGCATGTGGACCGCCCAGGACGCGGGCGAGGGCTACGTGCTGCTGACCAACCATTACGGCAAGAATCGCTTCCGCTGGTTGGCCTCCCAGGGGAGTATGGTCACGCCACAATCCGATCGGCTGCCGATTCCCGGCGGCACGTTCACGGCCGGCGGCTCCAAGGACCTGGACCAGCTCGGAGGGCTGACCACCTACATCGCAATGCCCGTGGAGCTCGAACCGTTCCAGATCGGCCGGCTCGAAACAACCAATGGTCAGTTCGCCGCATTTCTCAATCAGCTTACAGAGGCGCGGCAAATCGACAAGCTCTACGACCTGAACAACCCGGCGGCTAAGATAGTGTTTGAGGGCGAACAGTATCGCGTACTGCTGGGCTGCGAGGACTATCCGGTAACCTGCGTGACCTGGCACGGGGCGGACGCTTTCTGCCGTGCGGCCGGCGGCGCCCTGCCCACAAACGTTCAGTGGGAGCTGGCCGCCCGCGGGTACGAACGCCGACTCTACCCTTGGGGCGATAGCTTCGAACGGCAGCGCACCAACATCTACGGCGACGAAGATGGCTACGACTGGCTGGCCCCGGCTGACTCGATGCCCCAGGGGGCGAGTGCGCTAGGCACCCTGCACCAGGCGGGCAACGTTTACGAGTGGGTAGCGCATCCCGACCGGCCACCGGCCAACGGGCCGGTGATTGGCTGTGATTTACGCGGCGGGGCCTGGGACACCATGGACTTCACATCGCGCTCAGACGCTGTGGACAACAACCGCTTCGACGCCGCCAACCAGCACAACGGATTCCGGTGCGCCTGGTGATCTCGTTACGTGCCGGGCTGTTGACCTCGCTGCTGTGCTGCCTGCTGTTGCTGGGCTCGGGATGCTCCTGCGAGCCCGAGCCGGTGGATGACACTCCGCCGGCTACGCCCGAGCAGCGCGCCATCTGTTACGCGATTTTCATCACCAAACGCGCGGCGGGGTACACCGCGCTCAATGCGCGCTCGTTGCCCCTGGGCAAGGTGCTGGTCGCGCCCGAGTGGTACGAACCGCTGGCCGCGGACTGGCCCGAGGTCGAGCGTTTCGCCCTATTCTCGCGGCCGCAGATGCGGCTGGACCGGCCGGTCATCGAATACCGCGCCGCGCTGATTCACTCCCGCAGCACCGAGAGCGCGACGCTGCTGGGATGCCCGCAGGGGATGTGGCGCATGGTCTACGATACCTCGGGCCGGGCGCTGCTGCTCAACTCGTTTGCCGACGACCCCCAGGCCTGGCTGGGCGAGCCCGGCGAACTGGAGATCGATCAGCGCGATCGGATTTTGATCAGCGTCGGTCGGCTGTTCGACAGCGGCGGCGCCAAGTTCAAACAGCTCGAACGCTACAGCTCGGTGCTGCGCCGGGCGGACGCGCCGCTGTACCGGATCGGACGGATCGAGGTGACCAACGCTCAATACGCGGCGTTTCTCAATTCTCTGAGCGATCCGGCGCTTGTTGAGCAGTACTACGATCTGTATCACCCCTCGGCCAAGATCGTGCTGTATCAGAGCCGCTATCTGCCGCTACGCGGGTGCGAGGATTATCCGGTCACAGCCGTGGGCTGGGCCGGGGCGGATGCATTTTGTATGGCTGCCCACGGCAAGCTGCCCAGCGACCGCGAGTGGGAGCTCGCCGCCCGGGGGGTCAGCGACCGGCCCTACCCATGGGGCGACGATTTCGACCCGGCGCGGGTCAACCTCTACGAGGCTGAGGATGGCTACAACTGGCTGGCCCCGGCCGACTCGATGCCCCGGGGTGCAGGTCGATTTGGCACGCTGCACCAGGCGGGCAACGTCTTCGAGTGGATCGACCGCGCCCCAAGCGACAGCCCGCAAGGCAAGGTGCCGGCGGCCAACCTGCGGGGTGGAGGCTGGAACACTCTGGCCCAGTCCGCGCGCAGCGACCGCCAGGACAACAATAAAATCACCGCGGCCAACGAGCACAACGGCCTGCGCTGCTGCTGGCCGCTGAGCACCCCGTGGGGCGAGCGTGCGTTGGGCCCCGCGGCCGCCGTGCAGCCCGGACCGCCGGTGCGTGTAATTCCTCCCGAGGCGGTGAAGATGGGCGCGGCCATGCCGATGTTCCGCCGCGGCGCGGCCTACCTCGAAATCTGGGCTGTGCTGAGTCGACACCGCCCGGCGCTGATCGATCCGCACTGGTACCCCGATGTCGAGGGCCTGCTGGAGGGGATCGCGCCATTTGCCGTGTTCACCCAGCGCGAGGTCCGCCTGCAGCGGCCGATAGTCGAGTACCGTAGCGCGCTGTTGCCCGACTCGTCTATCGAAGGTGAGGCGCTTAAGGGCGGCCCGCCGGGGATGTGGAGCGTATCCCGCTCCTACGACGGCCGCTCGCTGCTGGTCAACCGCTTTAACGAAGATCCCGAGCGCTGGTTGGGCACTCCGGGCAACCTCGATGTCCCTGCCGAGGATAAAGTCCTCGTGCCCGCCGGAACCTATCGCGTCGGCGCGTCGGGCGACGCCCCCGGACGGGCGGTCGCGGTCGAGGCGTTCGAGATCGGCAAGTACGAGGTGACCAACGCACAGCTCGCCGCGGTGCTCAACGAACTGCATGGGGAGCCGGTCGACAAGCTGGTCGACCTGCGCCACGGCGCGATCAAGGTGGTCCGCCGCAACGGACGCTACCTCCCGCTGGCCGGATGTGAGCGGATGCCCGCGACCTGCATTACCTGGTACGGGGCCGACCAAATTTGCCGGTCCCTGGGCGGCCGGCTGCCCAGCGGCGATCAGTGGGAGATCGCGGCGCGCGGCAACGACTCGCGGCTCTATCCGTGGGGCAACCTGTGGGAGGCCTCGCGGGCCAACGTCTGGGGCGACGCCGATGGCTACCCCTGGCTGGCGCCGGTGGACGGTTTCACCTCTGGAGCAGGACCATTCGGAACACTACAGCAGGCAGGCAACGCCTACGAGTGGGTCGACAACAGCGGCCGCCAGCGCAATCCCCTGGACCCGGTGGACATGGGCGAGCTGCGCGGCGGAAGCTGGATGACTCTGGCCGACACCGCCCGGCTCGACGTGATCGACGGTAATTACCTTTACGTTGCCAATGACCACAACGGCGTGCGTTGCGTCTGGCAACCCGTGCAATCGGATCAGCCCTGATGGTCAATCAATTGCCGCAACAGATCGTCGGGCTAGGCCGCGCGCTGTTGCAGACGATCCTTCCTCCGGTCTGCCACGGCTGCAGAACGCTGCTGGCCGAGGAGGACGTGCTGTGCGCGACCTGCCGTGCCGATCTCGAGCCCGTGCAGGGAGTGCTTTGCCAGCGTTGCGGCAAGCCGTTTGTCTCGGCCCAGGGCTCGGAACACACCTGCTCGAGCTGCCTGGAACACCGGGTGCAGTTCGACGTGGCGCGGGCGGCCTTTGTCTATAGCGGCGTGATGACCGAGATGATCCAGGCGGTGAAGTTCGAGCAACGTTACGCCACGGTGCGCGCCCTGGTCGAGTTGATTCAGCGTCCCACGGGCGCGCTGAACCTGGCGGACTACGACGTGGCGACTTGCGTGCCGATGACCACCGAGCGGCTGCGCCGCCGGATGGCCAACCCCGGCGCAATGATCGCATCCAGGCTCGCCCAACGTTGGGGGATGCCCTACGAACCGCGGCTGCTGTCCCGCGTCAAGCAGGGGCCGCCCCAGAGCACCCTTAAAGCGGTCAAGCGCTGGAGCAACGTACGAGGCGCGTTCGTTGCGGATCGTCCAATGGTCCGCGGGCGGGCGGTGTTGTTGATCGACGATCTGATCACCACCGGCGCCACTGCCGACGCCTGCTCCCGAGCGCTACGCAAGGCCAACGCCTCTGCAGTGGGAGTCTTTGCTATAGCGCGAACGGTCGAACACTGAAACGCGTTGCTTGACGGCCGATTGGCGCGGTGCTATACGGACCGGGGCTGCGCAAAATTCTGACGGTCCTCGTAGCGAGACGGCCTAGAATCTTACTGATTTCAAAGAGAAAGTAACGGTAAACGATGACCAATCCGCAGGTAGTTTTAAAGCCCGATCGTGACCGTAGCGTCAAACGCCGCCACCCCTGGGTTTTCAGTGGAGCGATCAAACGCGCGCCCGCGGATCTCGAGCCCGGCGCGGTGGTCGACGTAGTGTTTGCCGATGGCGGATTCGTCGGTCGCGGCACGTTCAACCCCAACAGCCAGATTCAGGTCCGAATCTTCACCTTTGACGACGAGCCGCTAAACGACGAGTTCATCGTGCAACGGGTCGAGCAAGCCCTCAAAGCCCGGAGCGGCTTGGTCGGCCGCGATTCGGACAGCTACCGGCTGATCAACTCCGAGGGGGACGGCCTGCCCGGGCTGGTGGTCGACCGATTCAACGACTATGCCGTGTGTCAGGCGCACGCCATCGGCGCCTACCGTTTCCGTCACACCGTGGCCCGGGCGCTGGTCCGACAGCTGGATTTACGCGGCGTACTGCTGCGCTCGGACACTCAGTTCGCGAGGAGCGAGGGCCTGTCGGGCAAGACCGAGGTGCTCCATGGCCAGGCGCCGGATGAGCCGGTGACGATCCGCGAGAACGATCTGCCGCTGGCGATCGATCTGCTCAAAGGGCACAAGACCGGGCATTACTGCGACCAACGTCCCAACCGCCGGCTGATGCGCGAGCTGGCCGCTGGACGCCGGGTGCTCGACGCCTTTGCCTACGGCGGCGGGTTCGGCCTCAATGCGCTTGCAGGCGGCGCGACGAGCGTGACGTTTGTCGAGTCGAGCAAGGACATCTGCGATGCTATCCGCCGCAATCTGCGGCTCGGAGATCATGACGAGTCACGGGCCGAGGTAGTCTGCGCCAACGTCTTCGACTTCCTCTCCTCCGGGTCGGACCGCTTCGACATGGTAGTGCTCGATCCACCGGCGTTCGCCCGCGGTAAAGCCCAGGTCAAGGACGCGGCCCGCGGCTATAAGGAGATCAACCTTAAATCGATGCGCCGCCTCGACCCCGGCGGGGTCCTGGCGACCTTCTCCTGCTCGGGCCACGTGAATAGCGACCTGTTCCAAAAAATCGTGTTCGGCGCGGCCCTGGACGCGCCGGCGAAACTGCGCATCGTCTCGCGGCTTTTCGCCGGGCCGGACCATCCGACCAGCCTATTCTGCCCCGAGGGCGACTACCTCAAGGGCCTGCTCTGTCAACTACCTTAGCCCGCAATATTCATTATGCGGGCTTGGTCGCTATAATGGGTAGATGAGCACAGCGCCCAAAGATCGAATTCCCCAAGAGATCGAGCTGCGGCGGCTGGACCTGCGTGAGCAGTTCGCTGCGCGGATGGTGGCCCAGCTGGTGGGCGAGCACGATCCGGTGTTGGTCGCGGGCTGCTCGTGGGGCCGCGACGTGTTCGAGCTGGCACAGCGCGGTCGGCGGGTGATCGCCGCTGACCTGGTGCTCCCCGGGCACATGCAAGGCGCCCTACGGCTCGACCTGACCGCGGGCCTGCCGTTTCGACCCGGCAGTTTGGGAGCGGTAGTGCTGGCCGAGGTGCTCGAGCACCTGCTGGACGACCTGGG includes:
- a CDS encoding metalloregulator ArsR/SmtB family transcription factor; translated protein: MSEHRIYEQRAQVFKALAHPSRLMIVDALQDGPKPVAELVRLIGAEYPTASRHIAVLREAGIVVEDRKQGNMVFYRLQVTCIAGFFSCVHKVIEQRR
- a CDS encoding class I SAM-dependent rRNA methyltransferase — translated: MTNPQVVLKPDRDRSVKRRHPWVFSGAIKRAPADLEPGAVVDVVFADGGFVGRGTFNPNSQIQVRIFTFDDEPLNDEFIVQRVEQALKARSGLVGRDSDSYRLINSEGDGLPGLVVDRFNDYAVCQAHAIGAYRFRHTVARALVRQLDLRGVLLRSDTQFARSEGLSGKTEVLHGQAPDEPVTIRENDLPLAIDLLKGHKTGHYCDQRPNRRLMRELAAGRRVLDAFAYGGGFGLNALAGGATSVTFVESSKDICDAIRRNLRLGDHDESRAEVVCANVFDFLSSGSDRFDMVVLDPPAFARGKAQVKDAARGYKEINLKSMRRLDPGGVLATFSCSGHVNSDLFQKIVFGAALDAPAKLRIVSRLFAGPDHPTSLFCPEGDYLKGLLCQLP
- a CDS encoding SUMF1/EgtB/PvdO family nonheme iron enzyme, with translation MKRSRLALTLIVFAALMLCFACGKDRSQYQTLDPLLAASIERAVATGPLLIHPELIQRLGEHHDFVRFALFSEPGDGLPRPVIDYKHALLRPGVDADSLLGCPSGMWTAQDAGEGYVLLTNHYGKNRFRWLASQGSMVTPQSDRLPIPGGTFTAGGSKDLDQLGGLTTYIAMPVELEPFQIGRLETTNGQFAAFLNQLTEARQIDKLYDLNNPAAKIVFEGEQYRVLLGCEDYPVTCVTWHGADAFCRAAGGALPTNVQWELAARGYERRLYPWGDSFERQRTNIYGDEDGYDWLAPADSMPQGASALGTLHQAGNVYEWVAHPDRPPANGPVIGCDLRGGAWDTMDFTSRSDAVDNNRFDAANQHNGFRCAW
- a CDS encoding enoyl-CoA hydratase/isomerase family protein; protein product: MSTEKQGPVGVITWHHEEQNRFNTPFIMEFLEALAAFEADEGVTAVVITSNNPKIFSTGLYLDWIIATANKDIDLLREFLGLLGKMLAVCTGYPKPLIAALNGHTVAAGAILAACMDYRLMNSERGFVRLPEVQIDIPFWPGMTAILKDAAGEKCFREMAYTGGRFTAEQAKQMGFVDQTHPPDELLPKAIELGTKLGLANMATYSTIKRGNRSEVLRIMAEEDPQAAEQFIARMSASLG
- a CDS encoding ComF family protein, with protein sequence MVNQLPQQIVGLGRALLQTILPPVCHGCRTLLAEEDVLCATCRADLEPVQGVLCQRCGKPFVSAQGSEHTCSSCLEHRVQFDVARAAFVYSGVMTEMIQAVKFEQRYATVRALVELIQRPTGALNLADYDVATCVPMTTERLRRRMANPGAMIASRLAQRWGMPYEPRLLSRVKQGPPQSTLKAVKRWSNVRGAFVADRPMVRGRAVLLIDDLITTGATADACSRALRKANASAVGVFAIARTVEH
- a CDS encoding SUMF1/EgtB/PvdO family nonheme iron enzyme codes for the protein MISLRAGLLTSLLCCLLLLGSGCSCEPEPVDDTPPATPEQRAICYAIFITKRAAGYTALNARSLPLGKVLVAPEWYEPLAADWPEVERFALFSRPQMRLDRPVIEYRAALIHSRSTESATLLGCPQGMWRMVYDTSGRALLLNSFADDPQAWLGEPGELEIDQRDRILISVGRLFDSGGAKFKQLERYSSVLRRADAPLYRIGRIEVTNAQYAAFLNSLSDPALVEQYYDLYHPSAKIVLYQSRYLPLRGCEDYPVTAVGWAGADAFCMAAHGKLPSDREWELAARGVSDRPYPWGDDFDPARVNLYEAEDGYNWLAPADSMPRGAGRFGTLHQAGNVFEWIDRAPSDSPQGKVPAANLRGGGWNTLAQSARSDRQDNNKITAANEHNGLRCCWPLSTPWGERALGPAAAVQPGPPVRVIPPEAVKMGAAMPMFRRGAAYLEIWAVLSRHRPALIDPHWYPDVEGLLEGIAPFAVFTQREVRLQRPIVEYRSALLPDSSIEGEALKGGPPGMWSVSRSYDGRSLLVNRFNEDPERWLGTPGNLDVPAEDKVLVPAGTYRVGASGDAPGRAVAVEAFEIGKYEVTNAQLAAVLNELHGEPVDKLVDLRHGAIKVVRRNGRYLPLAGCERMPATCITWYGADQICRSLGGRLPSGDQWEIAARGNDSRLYPWGNLWEASRANVWGDADGYPWLAPVDGFTSGAGPFGTLQQAGNAYEWVDNSGRQRNPLDPVDMGELRGGSWMTLADTARLDVIDGNYLYVANDHNGVRCVWQPVQSDQP